One part of the Microlunatus elymi genome encodes these proteins:
- a CDS encoding DUF1269 domain-containing protein, producing the protein MAQATLTAWKFDTPEGADQAEETLKQLARENLITLHDAATVSWEPGAKKPKTRQLNSTKGAGALGGTFWGLLFGLIFFVPLLGAAIGAATGALSGALTDVGIDDGFINRVRDQITPGTSALFVMSSDAVMDKVKDAFAGHAPTDLIFTNMSDEQEAALRQVFQD; encoded by the coding sequence ACACGCCGGAGGGCGCCGACCAGGCCGAGGAGACCCTGAAGCAGCTCGCGCGGGAGAACCTGATCACCCTGCACGACGCGGCGACCGTCTCCTGGGAGCCGGGCGCCAAGAAGCCGAAGACGCGGCAGCTCAACTCGACCAAGGGTGCCGGTGCACTGGGCGGCACCTTCTGGGGGCTGCTGTTCGGGTTGATCTTCTTTGTACCGCTGTTGGGTGCCGCGATCGGCGCCGCTACCGGTGCACTCAGCGGCGCCTTGACCGACGTCGGCATCGACGACGGCTTCATCAATCGCGTCCGTGATCAGATCACCCCCGGCACCTCCGCGCTGTTCGTGATGAGCTCGGATGCCGTGATGGACAAGGTGAAAGACGCTTTCGCCGGACATGCTCCGACCGACCTGATCTTCACCAACATGAGCGACGAGCAGGAAGCCGCGCTGCGGCAGGTCTTCCAGGACTGA